The Halomicronema hongdechloris C2206 genome includes a window with the following:
- a CDS encoding HEPN domain-containing protein: MSRENLLYIPTRYPDALAELTPAEAFTSGEAQTAIGASQHLLSQVNQWLNQ, from the coding sequence ATGAGTCGTGAAAACCTGCTGTATATTCCTACCCGCTATCCCGATGCGCTAGCGGAACTCACCCCTGCAGAAGCCTTTACGTCAGGGGAGGCGCAGACAGCGATTGGCGCCTCCCAGCACTTGCTGAGTCAAGTGAACCAGTGGCTAAACCAATGA
- a CDS encoding argininosuccinate synthase: MGRAEKVVLAYSGGVDTTVCIPYLMHEWGVKEVITLAADLGQGEALEPIRQKALTAGARESLVVNGSEDFIANYAFPAIQANALYETRYPLSTALARPLIAKLLVEAAEAHGADAVAHGCTGKGNDQVRFDVSIAALNPNLKVLAPAREWGMSREATITYGERFGLEFPVKKSSPYSIDQNLLGRSIEAGPLENPWHEPTEEVFAMTQGLASTPDDPDYVEIGFTQGIPTHLNGTAMAPVPLIEQLNQLAGRHGIGRIDMIENRLVGIKSREIYEAPALMVLIAAHRDLESLTLTADVTHYKRGIEETYSQLVYNGLWYSPLKAALDAFVQQTQQQVSGRVRVKLFKGNAIIVGRQSEQALYSEELATYSEDDQFDHRAAEGFIYVWGLPTRVWSERLRRG; encoded by the coding sequence ATGGGCCGGGCCGAGAAAGTTGTGTTGGCATATTCCGGCGGTGTCGATACCACCGTCTGCATTCCTTACCTGATGCACGAATGGGGCGTGAAGGAAGTCATCACCCTAGCGGCTGATCTGGGACAGGGAGAGGCCCTAGAGCCAATTCGCCAAAAAGCATTAACGGCAGGAGCTAGGGAGTCATTAGTGGTCAATGGCAGTGAGGATTTCATTGCCAACTATGCCTTTCCAGCGATCCAGGCCAACGCTCTTTACGAAACCCGCTATCCTCTATCTACGGCCTTAGCCCGCCCTCTGATTGCCAAACTCCTGGTGGAGGCCGCTGAGGCCCATGGAGCCGATGCCGTCGCCCATGGATGTACCGGCAAAGGCAATGACCAAGTGCGCTTTGATGTCTCTATTGCCGCCCTCAACCCCAATTTGAAGGTGCTAGCACCAGCGCGGGAATGGGGCATGAGTCGAGAGGCTACCATCACCTACGGCGAGCGTTTCGGGCTGGAGTTCCCCGTCAAGAAGTCTTCCCCCTACAGCATCGATCAGAACTTACTCGGTCGCAGCATTGAGGCTGGTCCCCTAGAGAACCCCTGGCATGAACCCACGGAAGAAGTGTTTGCCATGACCCAAGGGCTGGCCAGTACCCCAGACGACCCTGACTATGTGGAGATTGGCTTTACTCAAGGCATACCCACCCACCTTAATGGCACCGCCATGGCCCCGGTGCCGTTGATCGAGCAATTAAATCAACTGGCTGGTCGCCATGGCATTGGTCGCATCGATATGATCGAAAACCGGCTGGTGGGGATTAAATCCCGAGAGATTTACGAAGCCCCTGCTCTGATGGTCCTCATTGCTGCCCATCGCGACCTAGAGAGCCTCACCCTAACCGCCGATGTCACCCACTACAAGCGAGGCATCGAAGAGACCTATAGCCAACTGGTCTACAACGGCCTCTGGTATAGTCCCTTAAAGGCGGCCTTAGATGCCTTTGTACAGCAGACTCAACAGCAGGTGAGTGGGCGGGTGCGGGTAAAGCTATTTAAGGGCAATGCCATCATCGTCGGGCGTCAGTCTGAGCAAGCGCTGTACAGCGAGGAATTGGCGACCTACAGCGAGGATGATCAGTTTGACCATCGCGCCGCCGAGGGCTTTATCTATGTCTGGGGATTACCTACTCGGGTTTGGTCTGAACGGTTGCGGCGGGGCTAA
- the recA gene encoding recombinase RecA, translating to MAKFSTDNPDKQKALGMVLNQIERNFGKGSIMRLGDAARMRVATISTGALTLDLALGGGLPKGRVIEIYGPESSGKTTLALHALAEVQKSGGTAAFVDAEHALDPEYAGALGVDIEELLVSQPDTGEAALEIVDQLVRSSAIDIVVIDSVAALVPRAEIEGEMGDAHVGLQARLMSQALRKITGNIGKSGCTVVFLNQLRQKIGIAYGNPETTTGGNALKFYSSVRLDIRRIQTLKKGSEDYGIRAKVKVAKNKVAPPFRIAEFDVIFGEGISSLGCVLDLAEQHDIILRKGAWYSYDGDNIGQGRDNTINYLKEHTEFAAKVEQELRQQLGMAGVPGIEAAEAAKDNT from the coding sequence ATGGCTAAATTCTCAACAGACAACCCTGATAAGCAAAAAGCCCTGGGTATGGTGCTCAATCAGATTGAGCGCAACTTCGGTAAGGGCTCCATCATGCGCTTGGGAGATGCTGCTCGGATGCGGGTGGCGACCATTTCCACTGGGGCATTGACCTTAGATCTGGCCCTAGGCGGCGGCTTACCCAAGGGCCGAGTGATTGAAATCTACGGTCCTGAGAGCTCTGGTAAGACGACGCTGGCGTTGCATGCTTTGGCAGAGGTGCAGAAAAGTGGTGGCACAGCGGCCTTTGTGGATGCTGAACACGCCCTTGACCCGGAATATGCCGGGGCTTTAGGGGTCGATATTGAAGAGTTGTTAGTATCTCAACCGGATACCGGGGAGGCGGCCCTTGAGATTGTCGATCAGCTGGTGCGGTCATCGGCAATTGATATTGTGGTGATTGACTCGGTGGCAGCTTTGGTGCCTCGAGCCGAGATCGAGGGCGAAATGGGGGATGCCCATGTGGGGTTGCAGGCCCGGTTGATGAGTCAGGCCCTCCGGAAGATTACAGGAAATATTGGCAAGTCTGGCTGTACGGTAGTTTTTCTCAATCAGTTGCGTCAGAAAATCGGGATCGCCTACGGCAACCCAGAAACCACCACGGGGGGTAATGCCCTCAAGTTTTATTCATCGGTGCGGTTGGATATTCGCCGGATTCAGACCCTGAAGAAGGGCAGTGAAGACTACGGCATTCGAGCTAAGGTGAAAGTGGCTAAGAATAAGGTAGCCCCACCCTTTCGCATCGCCGAGTTTGATGTCATCTTTGGCGAGGGCATCTCGAGTTTGGGCTGTGTTTTGGATCTGGCTGAGCAGCACGACATTATTCTGCGCAAGGGGGCTTGGTACAGTTACGATGGCGATAATATTGGCCAGGGTCGAGACAATACCATTAATTACCTGAAGGAACATACGGAGTTTGCTGCCAAGGTCGAGCAGGAGCTGCGTCAGCAGCTGGGGATGGCTGGGGTGCCTGGTATTGAAGCGGCGGAGGCAGCCAAGGATAACACTTAG
- a CDS encoding FHA domain-containing protein: MDSPEDRELQQRLVLFQLFSQLYEHHRGLLDDILRLETPSLRLPARTGGLNYMQAIVLDNQGFLVTNLLTGSSCALTQAQQIWIIGRDPNRVSLCLRDKRLSRCHAALQCLPTQEFVLTDLGSTNGSFVNGERIRHQSLLRDGDCVRLGSVTFSFFICRQFEAALPPPPDLLAQLQQLTQTMATGHSIDDITVMSGLDGEDTCADGAQLPSRALEQTVQLLRSHISRATTDD, encoded by the coding sequence ATGGATTCCCCAGAAGATCGAGAATTACAGCAGCGTTTAGTCCTATTTCAGCTCTTTTCTCAGCTTTATGAGCATCATCGTGGGTTGCTGGACGATATTCTCCGGCTAGAAACCCCTAGTCTACGGCTACCGGCTCGGACCGGGGGGCTGAATTATATGCAAGCGATTGTGCTCGATAATCAAGGGTTCTTGGTCACGAACTTGTTAACTGGTAGCTCTTGTGCCCTGACTCAGGCCCAACAAATTTGGATCATTGGGCGAGATCCTAATCGGGTTTCTCTATGTTTGCGGGATAAGCGCTTGTCTCGTTGCCATGCGGCTCTACAGTGTCTGCCGACTCAGGAATTTGTGCTGACCGATCTGGGCAGTACCAACGGTAGCTTTGTCAACGGTGAACGGATTCGCCATCAATCTCTGCTGCGGGATGGGGATTGCGTGCGGTTAGGCAGTGTTACGTTTAGCTTTTTTATCTGTCGCCAGTTTGAAGCAGCGCTGCCACCGCCGCCAGACCTGTTGGCTCAGCTGCAGCAGCTCACTCAGACGATGGCCACTGGCCACAGCATCGACGATATTACTGTTATGTCTGGGCTGGATGGCGAAGATACCTGTGCTGATGGGGCTCAGTTACCCTCTAGGGCGCTGGAACAGACGGTGCAATTGTTGCGATCGCACATCTCCAGAGCCACCACCGACGATTAA